The following proteins are encoded in a genomic region of Mycobacterium kiyosense:
- a CDS encoding putative membrane protein insertion efficiency factor translates to MTVTATPPARFLGRVGSAAVRAVIYLIQLYRHMVSPLRPASCRFVPTCSQYAVDALSEYGLVRGGWLTVARLAKCGPWHRGGWDPIPERHECSRHADVVDEAADGNRSAAPQGESESFV, encoded by the coding sequence ATGACTGTCACGGCAACACCGCCGGCGCGCTTCCTGGGTCGGGTGGGATCCGCGGCGGTGCGGGCGGTCATTTATCTGATCCAGCTGTACCGGCACATGGTGTCGCCGCTGCGGCCGGCATCGTGCCGGTTCGTTCCCACCTGTAGCCAATACGCGGTTGATGCGCTCAGTGAGTACGGCCTAGTTCGCGGCGGCTGGCTGACGGTGGCCAGACTGGCCAAGTGCGGTCCCTGGCATCGCGGCGGCTGGGATCCGATCCCGGAGCGTCACGAGTGCAGCCGGCACGCCGATGTCGTCGATGAAGCCGCGGACGGAAACCGAAGCGCGGCACCTCAAGGGGAGAGTGAATCGTTTGTTTGA
- the rnpA gene encoding ribonuclease P protein component, whose translation MKYGMRSVQPDLVVHFRRSSAPPHGLDPDRDRGPRVGLIVAKRVGSAVERHRVARRLRHVARPMLGSLDPLDQVVIRALPSSRNVSSARLEQQVRSGLRRAFELAGTGR comes from the coding sequence GTGAAGTACGGCATGCGTTCGGTGCAGCCGGACCTCGTCGTGCATTTCCGGCGCAGCAGCGCGCCCCCGCACGGCCTGGATCCGGACCGCGACCGCGGGCCCCGGGTAGGGCTGATCGTGGCCAAGCGGGTGGGCTCTGCGGTCGAGCGGCATCGGGTGGCCAGGCGGCTGCGCCATGTGGCGCGCCCGATGCTGGGAAGTCTGGATCCACTTGACCAGGTGGTGATTCGCGCCTTGCCGAGTAGCCGGAACGTCTCGTCGGCCCGGCTGGAGCAACAGGTGCGCAGCGGGCTACGTAGAGCTTTCGAGCTGGCGGGCACCGGCCGATGA